In Cryptomeria japonica chromosome 1, Sugi_1.0, whole genome shotgun sequence, the sequence TGGGGAGAAATATTAAGAAACTTGTAAAAACGAGATTGTGGAAAGGTGCACACATTCATAAGAGTATTGATTCAATTTCACACtctcaatttgctgatgatacaattctttttggggaagccaCTGAGAAGGAAGCAAAGGTAATCAAGATGCTACTGAATGATTATGAAAAAGGATCGGGACAAAGCatgaataaggagaaatcaatGATATATTTCTTCAACACTAATGAGAGGATGCAATGTAAAATTGGGGAAATAATGGGTTATCTGCAGGGCAAATTTCCTCTAAAGTATTTAGGGGTTCAGTTAGACCCGGGCAGACATCAAAACAAAATGTGGGAGGAAGTGATCAACAAATGTCAAGTAAAGGCTTCCTCTTGGAAGAACAAGTGGTTAACACAAGCAGGGAGAATCCAAATGATCAAATATGTTCTTTCAGCAATCCCTATTTATCAAATGTCATGTTTTCGGTTATCATTTAAAGTAGCTAAAGAGTTAGACAGTCTGTTCAAAAAGTTTCTGTGGGATGGAGCACAGGAGAAGAAGAAAAATCCTCTCATTAATTGGGATACAACTTTTTTATTAAAAATGGAGGGAGGAGCGGGTCTAAGAAAAATGGACTTGCATAATTTGGCTCTAGGGGCTAAATTAGCATGGAAAATGTATGCTCAACCTCATAAATCCTGGTGTAAGATTATGGCTGCCAAGTATTTGGATTCAAATGATGCAAAAAGGAT encodes:
- the LOC131052243 gene encoding uncharacterized protein LOC131052243; the encoded protein is MAEILGRNIKKLVKTRLWKGAHIHKSIDSISHSQFADDTILFGEATEKEAKVIKMLLNDYEKGSGQSMNKEKSMIYFFNTNERMQCKIGEIMGYLQGKFPLKYLGVQLDPGRHQNKMWEEVINKCQVKASSWKNKWLTQAGRIQMIKYVLSAIPIYQMSCFRLSFKVAKELDSLFKKFLWDGAQEKKKNPLINWDTTFLLKMEGGAGLRKMDLHNLALGAKLAWKMYAQPHKSWCKIMAAKSIITEHLTWKIGNGGKAKFWRDSWNGDIPLVEEIDDTVWVNEVDAVVGSYVADYIMEGQRESEWIEWKLVGEWKMEKNVELKDILNRKKKIIYQKEED